Within Chlamydia pneumoniae TW-183, the genomic segment GCCGAAGAATTTCATAAACAGCTCTCTATATCACTTCCTAGAGATCTCGAATGGGGAAGCACTTCCGTTGGCCCTCATCGCGAAGACTTTCTACTCACTATGAACCAAATGCCTGTGTCTCAATTCTCTAGTGAAGGGCAGAAACACAGTCTTTTGGCAATCTTAAGGCTTGCCGAGTGCCTATATCTAAAGCAATCTCATCACGTCTCCCCTCTAGTCTGTCTAGATGATATCCATGCTGGATTAGATAATGAACGTGTCGGTCAACTCCTTGACCCTGCCCCAACTCTGGGTCAGACTCTGATTACTTCCACCCATATGCATGGGGAACTTCCAAAAACAAGCCTTGTTTTAAGTATCGAGAACGCTCAAGTTTCTGAGCAAATTATCTAAAACAATAACATCATTTTTCTTTTGCGTTAAAAGTAAGCGAATTAGTTATTTTTATAAATAAGTTTTAATAAACATATTCTTTTTTAATAAAAAACTTATTTAAAATAATTATATCGGTGACACATGAAGAAATTTTTATTAACTATACTCTTTTTAGCTGTGGGTAATCCTTTATTCTCGGAAACCTCGGTAATCCAAACCCTTCCATCTGGAATTGGGGGATTAAAGGAAACCTCAAAACAAAAAGAATCCGTGGTCTGCGTGCATGCGTTTTTAAGATCTTATACATCTTTAAAACCTATTGCTCGCGTTCTAGAAAAAGAACATTACGATGTCTTTATTTGGAATTATGAGACGCGCAAGTTTACTCTAGAAAAGCATGCTGAACATCTCAATCGCTTGCTGAAAAAAATAGCTGAACTTAAGCCTGGAGTCCCTATAAACTTCGTAACTCATTCTATTGGAGGAGTCATTGTTCGTGTAGCACTCGCTCACCCTGATTGCCCCGAAGAAGCCAAAAAAGGAAAAGCTATTCTCATGGCTCCTCCGAACGCAGGGTCTACACTAGCTAGACGCTACCGCTGTGTGAAATTCGTACAGTTCGTATTTGGAGGAAAATTAGGACGACAGCTTCTTACCTACTGCCCCACAAAGATGTTAAATGTCGGGAAACTCCCTTCGTCTTTAGACGTTCTCATTCTTAGTGGGAACAGACATAGCAAATTCCTTCCTTTCCGCCTGCCCTATGAAAACGATGGTAAGGTATGCACTATAGAGACAAAGCTAGATACTCCACATAAAGCTTACGTGATCCACACGAGTCATACCTACATCATTACTAATCGGAAGTCGCTCTATCTTATGAAAGAGTTTTTAAAAGAAGGAAATACAACCCCGATAATCGAGCACGTTCCCGAAGCAGCTTTAGAACAAACTGTTATGGAAGACAAACAAAAGAACTCAAGACTTAAGCCTTACCCTAACCAAGACATCTACGTTATACACTGCTTTGGTTCTCGTCCTTACAACCTTTACGGATTTCCAAAAAAATGGAGCCTTAACCAAAAAAACGAAATAAATCCTGAAAAGTTAGAAAAATAAAGAAGATGATCAATAAAAAAGTGAACGGAACCAAAATCCTTTCCACAATCTTCATATTCAAACGTCTTCTTGTGACTATCTCCCACAAACATAGAAGGATATAACCTCCATCCAAAACAGGAATAGGAAGCAAATTCAAGACAGCCAAATTCATACTAATTAGACCGATCCAAAAGAGCACTTCAGAAAACCCTACCGACCATCCTGTATGTAAAACCTGCACAATACCCACAGGTCCTGAAAGCCATTGTGGACTCAGATGTCCAGTAACTAAAGCTTTCAAGGTGATCAAACTTTCCTTAGTAATATTTGATAACATAACCACAGGTGAAGGATTATACCTCACCTTAAGATCTTTCAAAGAAATCCCTAAAGATGGTTTTTGCTTCTCAGCATCAAGACGCTCCAAATAGTATCTTTGTTTATCCTTGTTCTTAATCTTCTTAGCTACTTCCAACTGTTTATCCAAACTCTCCGAAGAATAAACATCAATCCAAGGACGAGGCTGAACAGGGTCAAGAAGACGATAAGGACCCGCGACTTCTACTGGGTGAGACTCTCCTAAATGGTTCAAAATTTGTAACAGATCTTCGGAATGATAAGAGGCGATAAACCGCTTATCAGCATCTCGAGAATTCACCTCTTCAAGTTCTTGCGGACTCATCTGCTGAACAATAATAGAGACCCGATGGTTCTGAACAAGACGTAAAATATCTACACTTCCAGAAACAGGAGTTCCATCAATAGCTAGAATGCGATCCCCAAGCTGTAGCCTCTCTTGAGGTTGTGGCAAAGGAGACTCTGGATCTATAGCAGTAAGTTCACCTTCTATGTATCCATAACTATTGATTACATAAGGCAATGTATATAACGAAGACCACTTGCCTTTAAGTCCAGCCTCATACTGCGTATCTATAAGCTCATTACGAAGGTAGGGAGTGTAATGTAAAACGGAAGCCAATACCCTAGGTTGACGAGAAAAGAAGATTTTGTCATTCCGTGCTACTTTCACAAAAGCATAAGACTCATTGAGTATCTGAGATATCTGAGCCATTGAGAAAAGAAGTGTGCCATCCATCCAAACGAAACGATCATTCGGACGTAGCTCTGAATTCTCCATAGGAGAGTTCTTCGTTAGGGGCACCTGGTTGCCATACAAAAGATAACTCGCTCCAGAACAGGGAACCCCGAATTTTGTGGGATCAAACTCAACATCAATAGCGAACTCTTTGCTAGGAACTGTCAAATAGCCAGGACGTTTGATTTCTAGATTGAGATGCCCCTCTAATAAAGAGGTTGTTAGCATGTCCTTATCTCCCACATAAGGCTTACCATTACACGTAAGAATCTCGTCTCCAGGGAGCAATCCTTCTGCCTGTAAAACAGGATGGACCCAACCTACCACTTTAGAACAGTCGCTATAATTTTTACTTCTTCCCCCATTCATGTAAAGAATGCTGAAAGCCAAGACAGCTAATAAAATATTGGCAAGAGGACCAGCAACAAGAACCAGAATGCGTTTCCAAGGAGACTTACTAAAAAATCCCTGAGGAATATCATAGACAGAGTCTATCTTCCCCTTCTCCCCTTTTTCTTTGGTACGTTCCATACCTCTGATACGAACATAGCCTCCAAAAGGAATGCATCCAATGCGATATTCTATGCCGCCTATACGCTTTTTAAATAAAGCAGGACCAAAGCCTATGCTAAAACTCTCTACAGCCATTCCTACAGCTTTTGCTACTACCAGATGACCAAGTTCATGAATTAACACTAAAATCCCTAAAGCTAGGGCTGCTAGAATAAAATAGATTATTGTCATATACCTACTCGATTATATTTCTTGAGCAAGAGCTCTAGCCTCACCATCTACTTCTAAAATATCTTCTAAAGAGTGGCAGGCATAAACCTTATGACATTCCATAAGAGTCGTTAATTTGCGTAAAATGTCACACCAAGAAATCTCTTCGCAAAGGAACCTCCGCACTAATACTTCATTGGCTGCATTAAAAAAGCTTCCAGAAGACCCCTGTTTCTCTAATACCTGTTGTGCTAAACGGATACTAGGAAATCGCTCCTCATCTACCGGAAAAAATTCTAAAGTTTGTTTCTTCGAAAAATCCATACCATCCCTAGGAGATGCAAAACGCTCTGGAGCTGTTAAAGCGTATTGTATTGGGAAGAGCATATCAGGCGGATTCATGATAGAAATCACACTCCCATCTAAAAACTCTACCATACCATGGATTAAGCTCTGAGGATGAATTACAGCCAGGATTTCAATATTTTCTAAACCAAACAGCCAATACGCCTCGATAATTTCGAGTCCCTTATTGACCAATGTGGATGAGTCCACAGTCACTTTTGAACCCATATTCCATATAGGATGGTTCAAAACATCTTGTTTTGTTACACAAGAAAGCTCTTCTAAAGACTTGTTGAGCAGAGGCCCTCCAGAAGCTGTAAGAATCAGTTTCTTGATTCCCTCAATCGTCCTGCCTTCTAAACATTGATACAAAGCATTATGCTCGCTATCAATAGGAAGAACTTTTATACCATTTTCCTTTGCAGTCTTAGAAACCAATTCGCCAGCACAAACTAAAATTTCTTTGTTTGCTAAAGCTAGTGCTTTTCCTTTTTTCATCGACTCTAGAATCGCGGGTAGCGCCTCGATTCCTGAAGAAGCAGCAACGACAGTAGTGACTGTATCCATGATACAAAGTTGGGTTAAACCCTCCTGGCCTAGGAAAAATTGCATATGGGGGAATCGCTGACAGGCCTCGTTATAAACCTCTTCGTTATAGACCGCTGCGGCTAACGGAGCAAACTCCTCTAGTTGCTGAAAAAATAACCTTAGATTATTTCCATAAGAAGCCATAGAAATAATTTTAAATTCTGAAGGATAGCGCCGCACAATCTCTAATGTTTGACGGCCAATACTACCTGTTGACCCAAGAACGGCTAAATGTTTCAAGCATGCTACCTTTAACTAGGTGAAAAAGAGAATCATACTCCGCAAGTCGAGGAATTGTCAATTCTCTATTGATACTATTTCTAACTAAAGTGGACTAAACTCTAAAATTTCATTCTTTTAAATCACTGCTAATATTGAGAACTTTTCTCACTTATTTTTTCAAAATTTTTAGAAAAATAGCCTCGAAAATAGCTTATAAATTTAACCACGATGTACATCATCGTCAAGAACACTACAGAGATTCCCGAAGTCGATAACCCCAAATCATAAGCACTAAGAATTGCTCTCGAAGATGCAGGAGCTAAAAATGCTGTACCAATACTAAAAACTAACGACCAAGCCATAAGACTCCTTATCGATTTTGCAATAACCTTAGCAATAAGCGATGGAATGATCAGAAAAGCAAGTGCCATTAATACACCTACAGCCTTAAAAGCTCCTACAAGACATGCAGAAAGTTGAAAAATAATCAAATAATCAACCAACCGAATAGGAATTCCTAAAGAAGAGGCAAATACAGAATCGAAAGAAGAACAAACTAAGCTACGGAACGCAAAAATAGTAATTACAGCATTAGCCAAAATCACAATAGTGACAGGGAAAATATCCTCTTTCGTTAAAGAATCTGCGTTTCCTAACACAAGCTCCGTTCCTATATGAGCATTCTTTGTCATAAAGACTAACAAAACAAGGCTCAGAGAGAATAATAAAGAAAAGACTAGAGCGGTGCTGCTCTCTTCTGAAACTTTAAAAGTATTACGAATAAAGTAAATAAGAAACCCTGTCAGCATAGCTGTTGCCATTGCTGCAAGAGTCAAGGTACCCAAAGAGAGGGTCGTCAGTTGATGCGTAAACAAACAAACACAGACCAAACCAAAAAGGACAGTATGAGAGACAGCATTCGCATACATAGCCATCTTTCGCAAGACTAAAAAAGTTCCTGCAAAAGCACCTGAACAGGAAATAGCAAGGAATACTATAATCTGAATATCATCAATATAGAGAGAACCCGTGAAAAGACTTCCAGAAAACAGTCTCGAAAAAAATACTGAAAAAAATTGGAAAAAAGATACTCCATAATAAGGAGAAGGTCCCAAAGCCATTAGACTTCCTTTTTTTTATTTGGGATAATTTGTCGATGAGGATCATAACAAGGATCATTGAGAATCTCTGTCAAGGTATGATCCAATTCTTCAGTAAGAACATGCTCTATTTCCTCAGCCAACTCATGAACACTTTCCTTGCTAAAATCTAAAGAATTCACAAGATACGATTCCCATAATCTGTGAGCACGAACTAATCTTAAGGCCTCACTTCTTCCTTTTTTTGTGAGTCGATAATAATCTTGTTCTTTTTTAACATAACCCCGCCATTCTAAAATCTGAACTCTCCATCTAGGGAAAGGCTTAGGCCCAAAATACTCCTGATACTTATAACTACAGACAAAATCTCGAACACTAATGTTCTCTAAACGATTATGAGAAATATGCCAAAACACCTTTAAAAGGTGTTCTTGATCCTTTGAAAACGAAAAGTGCTTCCTACGGACAAAACGAATGACCCACCCAGATTTTGGAGAAAAAAGCAAACATAGACCGGCCAATAATCCAGCACAAATGACAACCAAAGGTCCCGTAGGCAAGGTTACAGGCACCGCCTGTTGCCCTATAATAGCACGACATGTGAATGCTACAGAGATATAGCTTCCTAAAGCTCCGCTAATCCCTCCAAAGAATGCAGAAAGGATAAGAATTGTACTTAGACGATCGGAAAGCTGACGAGCACCTAAAGAAGGAGCCACAAACATAGCAGAAATTAAAACAATCCCTACGCTTCGAACTCCACTTACGATCACCAACGATATAAAAATTAGACTGAGTGCTTCATAAAGAACAGTCTTTAAGCCACAAGTAACAGCAAAATCTTTATCAAAAGTAGTCACAACAATTTGTCGATACCACCACCATAAAGCAAATAACGAAGCACAAAAGACGATCGCAGCCAACGTAGCTTCAAGAAAACCTAAAGTGGCTGCTTGCCCATATAGATAGGCGTTAATGCGATTGTATAGCGTAGGGCTACTTTCCTTGACATAACTGGCTAAAATCACTCCGATAGCAAAGAATACCACAAGAACAAAACAAAGGGCGGAGTCTTTATGTAATTTACATACTTTCCCTAAGAAAACAATGATCCCATAACCAAATACCGAAGCAGCACACCCAAACAACACAATCCAAAAAATAGAAGCTTGCAATGAGAAAACATATTGCGCCATCAAAGCTCCAACTAGAAGTCCTGGATACGACGCGTGAGATAAACTTTCGCTTAAAAGAGGCTGCTTGCTAATCAAGAGAATTGTCCCCCACAAAGCTGTGGTCATACAAATCAAAGTGACAGCTAAAAAACTAGATAAGAAAATCGTATCAGAAAAAACACAACTGAGCATAATCAGCACGATCCAAATTGTTTTCCTCGAGAGAGCTTCAGGGTTTGTTCCAAAAGTTCAATTTCACAACCATACGTTTGGAAAATAGTGTCTCCATTCAGACATTCATCAGTAGGGCCACAACAAATCAAACGCTTATTCAATAAAACCACATGATCAAATAGTTGACGCACATGACTCAAGTCATGATGAACAACGACGATAGTCTTTCCCTGATCTCGCAGCTCTTGCAAAACCCCTACAGATGTTTTAAACGAAGCCATATCAATCGCTGAAAACAACTCATCCATAAGATATAGATCTGCTTTTTGCATCAAAGCACGTGCTAAAAATGCTCTTTGTTGCTGTCCTCCTGAGAGCTGTCCTATTTGTCTATCTGCTACGGATTCCAAACCAACTCTTTCTAAAATATGAAAGGCCTCCCTTCGATCATCCGAAGAAATTCTCCCCCACATTCCTTTATAGCTGTAACACCCCATAAGGGCTAAATCTAAGACAGTCATTGGAAAATCCCAATCCACGCTAGCTCTCTGAGGCATATAGGCTATGCGCTGACGCACCTTCTTAAATTTTTGATTAAAAAAATAAACAGTCCCCGAAGAGGGTTTGATCAGGCCTAAGGAAGCCTTTAAGAGAGTGCTTTTACCAGCTCCATTAGGACCTAAAATAGCAGTTAATGACCCCTTTCCCAAGGAAAAGGATATGTGATAAAGAACGGCTGCATGCTCATAGTTTACACAAAGGTTGTGTACAGACCAAAAAGTCTCATCTTTGACATTCAAGAGCCACCCCTCCTAATTCTTCTGTGATAAGGCAGACATTATGTTTAAAGGTGCTAAAATAATTGTCGTCCACATTATCACTATACAATGGTTTTTGAGCTAGACGAACTAAATGACTTTTCTTCAGAGAAGAAACAATTTTTTTCAACGCATCTTGGTTCAGAGTATCCTCAGGGAAAACCACACTGACATCATGCTCATTAATATAATCTACAACCGCCATAATATCACGAACACTGATTTGAGCTTCTGGAGATAGACCCTCAGGAGAAATACAACGAGACCTCCATGCTCCGGAAGCCACTTCTTCAGGAGTAGCTAAATAGCGACGTGTAAAGTAACTGAACGCATTATGACCTGAGACAAGATACCGTAAATTTTCAGGAATTGTGCTCAAGCATTGTTTCGCCCAAGAATCTAAAATAGACATTTCACAAACAAGTTCCTCACTATTTGCTTTAAATTCAGCAGACCATTCAGGGAACTTTTCAATGAGAACTTCTGTAATTTCTATGACAGCTTCCTTCCAAATAGAAAGATCCATCCAGATATGAGGATCGCAAATACCGTCTTCTTCTAGAGGAACAAAGGCCCCACGCGCTATCAACCGCTCCCCTAACTTGACACTATTGGGATTATTTTCTAAATGCTTCCGCAAACTTAATGTATGCTCAAGACCCAGGCCGTTACAAAAAATTACGGCACTTCCAGCAATCTTGTCCTTATCCCCTTTAACCATCTCATACGCATGAGGGTCTAAGGATCCTTTGATCAAAACAGCGGTAGCAAGCCTATTCCCCACGACTCTTTCAACACAATCATGAATCATGCGATTCATGGATAGTATACAAGGACGTGAATTTGCATTCTGAAACCCAGAATTGGTACATCCAAAAGTTATACCACATGCCACGAAACAGAAAATCCAACGCATCACTTTAAATATATATCCCATTTTCGCATCCATCTCTCTAGAAGCATTTTTTAAGATCCATTAAAAACCACTTAACGAACCACCAAACATCAAAGCTATAACCCGATCTAAAAGATTTATTATTTACATTTTTCGATCCCAGAAACTAATGAAAAAGCAAAGTACCAGAAAAACAAGTTCTATTCAAAATATATTTTATCCAGCAAGAAATACAACTAATAGAAATGAAAGAAATATCTTTGTTCAGGATAGTTTTAAAAAAATTAGAAAACCCGTTTGTTTTATAAGAAAACAAAATGTTATAGAAAAAATCTTCTTTACTTTACGATTTTTATGTTTTGAATTTTGTTAAGAAACAAAAAGATCCTGAGAGGAAAAATATTGCAAAAAGGAGAACTTGCAATATAATTTATGTTCGCTGATTGATTAAAACAGCGCTTTAATTTTATTTCTCTAAACATTAAATTGAAAGTATGCCACATTCTTTCTTGTAAAATATGTAAGCATCAATTATAAAAGGTGGGTTTCATGGCCGTAGAACAATCACATATAAAAGAAGAAATAGAAAAACTGATCGGAAAAGCTATTAAAAGAGTCTGCGGAAACAAAGAAAACGATTTATGTCGCTATCTTCCAGGCCCTAGCGGCGGTTATATGCATCATTTCACTCTAAAAAAGATGAAAAGCGCTGCTCCCGAACAACTTTTAAAAATGTTAAAAACATTTATTTTAGAATCGGAAACCCCACGCACAATTAATCCTAAGCCTAGAGCTCCTAGAGGCTCTAAAAAACGTCGTGACTTTATTAACTTTACTAAAACAGATATTGAACGCGTTTTAGAACTGGCAAGACAAGTTGGAGACAAAGACCTCCTCGCTCGCTTTAGCCCTAAAAAACCGTTAACTTCTTTAAAAAGGGAGTTAATTCGTTCGATTCGCAACGGTATCGTGAGCGTAGAGCTATGGAATGCCTACGTCGAAGCTGTGAAGGCTGTAAGCTCTCCCAACCTTGAAGTTACCTCTCCTTTCGTTTAATTAAAAAATAAATTTTACAGGCGACTTAGCAATAAAGTCGCCTAAGAACTCTTATCCCTTAGGAGTATCCCTTTCCTCTTGTCAATAGAGAGAAAAGATGGTATATTATAAGGTCTTTCGAAATGGAAACAATTCAAGTTAGTCCACAACGAAATAAAAAACTATCAGAATAGAAAATAAAAGTATTTCAGAGGGTAAATATGACAAAAACCGAAGAAAAACCTTTTGGAAAATTGCGCTCTTTCTTGTGGCCGATACATACTCACGAGCTAAAGAAAGTTCTGCCAATGTTCCTAATGTTCTTCTGTATTACATTTAACTATACGGTGTTACGCGATACAAAAGACACTCTTATTGTGGGAGCTCCTGGTTCTGGTGCAGAGGCAATACCTTTCATCAAGTTTTGGCTTGTTGTCCCCTGTGCTATTATCTTTATGCTTATTTATGCAAAGCTAAGTAATATTTTAAGTAAGCAGGCCTTATTTTATGCAGTGGGAACGCCCTTTTTAATTTTCTTTGCCCTGTTCCCGACTGTAATTTATCCGCTACGCGATGTTTTACATCCTACAGAATTTGCTGACCGTTTACAGGCCATCCTACCTCCAGGATTGCTAGGACTCGTTGCCATCTTAAGAAACTGGACATTTGCTGCATTTTATGTACTTGCTGAACTATGGGGAAGCGTCATGCTATCTCTAATGTTCTGGGGATTTGCTAATGAAATTACAAAAATCCACGAAGCAAAGCGTTTCTACGCTCTTTTCGGTATCGGAGCTAATATTTCTTTACTAGCTTCTGGTCGTGCAATTGTTTGGGCTTCAAAGTTGAGAGCTTCCGTTTCTGAAGGTGTAGATCCTTGGGGAATTTCTTTACGTCTTTTGATGGCTATGACTATTGTATCTGGACTTGTTCTTATGGCCAGTTACTGGTGGATCAATAAGAACGTATTGACCGATCCTCGCTTCTATAATCCAGAAGAAATGCAAAAGGGGAAAAAAGGTGCTAAACCTAAAATGAATATGAAAGATAGCTTCCTCTATCTTGCTAGATCTCCTTATATTCTTTTATTAGCTCTCTTGGTTATTGCCTATGGTATTTGCATTAACTTAATCGAAGTGACTTGGAAAAGTCAGCTGAAACTGCAATATCCTAATATGAATGACTATAGTGAGTTCATGGGGAACTTCTCCTTCTGGACTGGCGTAGTATCCGTACTTATCATGCTATTTGTTGGTGGTAACGTCATTCGTAAATTTGGATGGTTAACTGGAGCCCTAGTCACTCCTGTCATGGTTCTCCTAACAGGTATCGTTTTCTTCGCTCTTGTTATCTTTAGAAACCAAGCTTCTGGGCTGGTCGCTATGTTCGGTACAACTCCTCTCATGCTAGCTGTGGTTGTCGGAGCTATACAGAATATTCTTTCGAAATCCACAAAATACGCTCTCTTTGACTCAACTAAAGAAATGGCCTATATCCCTCTTGACCAAGAGCAAAAAGTCAAAGGTAAGGCTGCTATTGATGTAGTTGCTGCCCGCTTCGGAAAATCAGGAGGAGCTTTAATCCAACAAGGTTTGCTCGTTATCTGTGGAAGTATTGGAGCTATGACCCCTTATCTTGCAGTGATTCTTCTTTTCATCATTGCTATTTGGTTGGTTTCTGCAACTAAGTTAAACAAACTATTCTTAGCGCAGTCTGCTCTTAAAGAACAAGAAGTGGCTCAAGAAGATTCAGCTCCTGCTTCTTCATAGAGTTGCTTCTCTTACTCTTGTTGATCCCTACCTGCTTTTTAGTGGGTAGGGATTTTTTTTATTAACTCCCATTTCACGAATTCGTACGCTTTTTTCAATCAAAAGGTTATAATAACCGTGAGACATTCTGGTTGTACTATGAAGTGTAGTCCTTTAACACTAGTTCCCCATATATTTTTAAAAAATGACTGCGAATGTCATAGATCTTGTTCTTTAAAAATTAGGACAATTGCCCGACTCATTCTTGGGCTTGTTCTAGCTCTTGTTAGCGCACTTTCTTTTGTTTTCCTTGCTGCGCCGATTAGCTATGCTATTGGAGGAACTTTAGCTTTAGCCGCTATCGTAATCTTGATTATAACGCTAGTCGTAGCACTGCTAGCTAAATCAAAGGTTCTGCCCATCCCCAACGAACTTCAGAAGATTATTTACAATCGCTATCCTAAAGAAGTCTTTTATTTCGTGAAAACACACTCCCTGACTGTTAACGAATTAAAAATATTTATTAATTGCTGGAAAAGCGGTACAGACCTGCCTCCGAATTTACATAAAAAAGCAGAGGCTTTCGGGATCGATATTCTAAAATCTATAGATTTAACCCTGTTTCCAGAGTTCGAAGAGATTCTTCTTCAAAACTGCCCGTTATACTGGCTCTCCCATTTTATAGACAAAACTGAATCTGTTGCTGGGGAAATCGGATTAAATAAAACACAAAAAGTTTATGGTTTACTTGGGCCCTTAGCGTTTCATAAAGGATATACAACTATTTTCCACTCTTATACACGCCCTCTACTAACATTAATCTCAGAATCACAGTATAAGTTCCTATATAGTAAAGCGTCTAAGAATCAATGGGATTCTCCTTCTGTGAAAAAAACCTGCGAAGAAATATTCAAGGAACTCCCCCACAATATGATTTTCCGGAAGGATGTTCAAGGAATCTCACAATTCTTATTTCTTTTCTTTTCTCATGGTATCACTTGGGAACAGGCTCAGATGATTCAACTTATAAATCCTGATAATTGGAAAATGTTGTGTCAGTTTGATAAAGCAGGAGGCCACTGTTCCATGGCAACATTTGGAGGCTTTTTGAATACTGAAACAAATATGTTCGATCCAGTATCCTCTAACTATGAACCTACAGTGAACTTCATGACGTGGAAAGAATTGAGGGTTTTACTAGAGAAAGTAAAAGAAAGTCCTATGCACCCAGCGAGTGCTCTTGTTCAGAAGATATGCGTAAATACAACGCACCATCAAAATCTGTTAAAACGATGGCAATTTGTTCGTAATACGAGTTCACAATGGACATCAAGCTTACCTCAGTATGCTTTCCACGCCCAAACCTACAAACTAGAGAAAAAAATAGAAAGCAGTCTCCCTATACGATCTTCCCTATAAGGGGAGTCTGATCATTTGCAATACCTACAAGCAAATTGCGTTTGAAAGACTTTTTATAATTGAGATTTAGAAATATAAAAAAATCTTTAATTTTTATAAAAAGAATACGTTATTCCCAATCGGGAAAAGAACAAAAAGGGGCTCGCCCTTTTTTTAAAAAAAGCATAACAAGCTCTCTCGTTATTCTTCTTCTAGAAGCTATCTTCAATGAAAACTTTTCATCAATAATACAAAACAATTTCAATAAAAATTTTAAAAATAAAAACATTTCTATTAATAGGATTTTTGTTAAATTTACGATATAATACGCAAATTGATGAGCCTAGGAAATGTATGAGTAATATAACCTCGCCAGTTATTCAAAATAATCGCTCTTGTAATTATTATTTTGAATTAAAGAATTCAACCACTATTCATATTGTTATCAGTGCCATCTTACTCTGCGGAGCTTTGATAGCTTTCTTGTGTGTAGCAGCTCCTGTTTCCTATATTCTAAGTGGCGCATTGTTAGGATTAGGATTATTAATAGCCTTGATTGGTGTGATTTTAGGAATAAAAAAAATCACGCCTATGATTTCATCAAAAGAACAAGTATTCCCCCAAGAACTCGTAAATAGAATCAGGGCGCACTATCCTAAATTTGTCTCTGATTTTGTTTCAGAAGCTAAACCAAATCTTAAAGATCTCATAAGTTTTATTGATCTTCTAAATCAATTGCACTCTGAAGTTGGATCATCTACAAATTACAACGTATCTGAAGAACTACAACAGAAAATAGATACGTTCGAGGGTATCGCACGCTTAAAAAATGAAGTCCGTACTGCTTCTCTTAAAAGACTTGAAAGCGCTGCTTCTTCCCGTCCCCTCTTCCCCTCTTTACCAAAAATCTTACAAAAGGTATTTCCATTTTTCTGGTTAGGAGAGTTTATTTCTGCAGGCAGCAAGGTTGTAGAGCTCCATCGAGTTAAGAAAATTGGAGGCAGCCTCGAAGAAGACCTTAGTGATTATATAAAACCAGAGATGCTTCCTACCTATTGGTTGATTCCTTTAGATTTTAGACCAACAAATTCCTCTATTCTAAATCTACACACATTAGTTTTAGC encodes:
- a CDS encoding esterase/lipase family protein: MKKFLLTILFLAVGNPLFSETSVIQTLPSGIGGLKETSKQKESVVCVHAFLRSYTSLKPIARVLEKEHYDVFIWNYETRKFTLEKHAEHLNRLLKKIAELKPGVPINFVTHSIGGVIVRVALAHPDCPEEAKKGKAILMAPPNAGSTLARRYRCVKFVQFVFGGKLGRQLLTYCPTKMLNVGKLPSSLDVLILSGNRHSKFLPFRLPYENDGKVCTIETKLDTPHKAYVIHTSHTYIITNRKSLYLMKEFLKEGNTTPIIEHVPEAALEQTVMEDKQKNSRLKPYPNQDIYVIHCFGSRPYNLYGFPKKWSLNQKNEINPEKLEK
- a CDS encoding M50 family metallopeptidase, yielding MTIIYFILAALALGILVLIHELGHLVVAKAVGMAVESFSIGFGPALFKKRIGGIEYRIGCIPFGGYVRIRGMERTKEKGEKGKIDSVYDIPQGFFSKSPWKRILVLVAGPLANILLAVLAFSILYMNGGRSKNYSDCSKVVGWVHPVLQAEGLLPGDEILTCNGKPYVGDKDMLTTSLLEGHLNLEIKRPGYLTVPSKEFAIDVEFDPTKFGVPCSGASYLLYGNQVPLTKNSPMENSELRPNDRFVWMDGTLLFSMAQISQILNESYAFVKVARNDKIFFSRQPRVLASVLHYTPYLRNELIDTQYEAGLKGKWSSLYTLPYVINSYGYIEGELTAIDPESPLPQPQERLQLGDRILAIDGTPVSGSVDILRLVQNHRVSIIVQQMSPQELEEVNSRDADKRFIASYHSEDLLQILNHLGESHPVEVAGPYRLLDPVQPRPWIDVYSSESLDKQLEVAKKIKNKDKQRYYLERLDAEKQKPSLGISLKDLKVRYNPSPVVMLSNITKESLITLKALVTGHLSPQWLSGPVGIVQVLHTGWSVGFSEVLFWIGLISMNLAVLNLLPIPVLDGGYILLCLWEIVTRRRLNMKIVERILVPFTFLLIIFFIFLTFQDLFRFFG
- the dxr gene encoding 1-deoxy-D-xylulose-5-phosphate reductoisomerase yields the protein MKHLAVLGSTGSIGRQTLEIVRRYPSEFKIISMASYGNNLRLFFQQLEEFAPLAAAVYNEEVYNEACQRFPHMQFFLGQEGLTQLCIMDTVTTVVAASSGIEALPAILESMKKGKALALANKEILVCAGELVSKTAKENGIKVLPIDSEHNALYQCLEGRTIEGIKKLILTASGGPLLNKSLEELSCVTKQDVLNHPIWNMGSKVTVDSSTLVNKGLEIIEAYWLFGLENIEILAVIHPQSLIHGMVEFLDGSVISIMNPPDMLFPIQYALTAPERFASPRDGMDFSKKQTLEFFPVDEERFPSIRLAQQVLEKQGSSGSFFNAANEVLVRRFLCEEISWCDILRKLTTLMECHKVYACHSLEDILEVDGEARALAQEI
- a CDS encoding metal ABC transporter permease, translating into MALGPSPYYGVSFFQFFSVFFSRLFSGSLFTGSLYIDDIQIIVFLAISCSGAFAGTFLVLRKMAMYANAVSHTVLFGLVCVCLFTHQLTTLSLGTLTLAAMATAMLTGFLIYFIRNTFKVSEESSTALVFSLLFSLSLVLLVFMTKNAHIGTELVLGNADSLTKEDIFPVTIVILANAVITIFAFRSLVCSSFDSVFASSLGIPIRLVDYLIIFQLSACLVGAFKAVGVLMALAFLIIPSLIAKVIAKSIRSLMAWSLVFSIGTAFLAPASSRAILSAYDLGLSTSGISVVFLTMMYIVVKFISYFRGYFSKNFEKISEKSSQY